The DNA region AATAAAGTTCAACTATTTTTTAAGGGGGATACAAAAATGAAGAAAAAAGTTATTGTAAGTTTACTCATGTTGGTTGGGGGAATAGTATTGTTTTTCGACTCTGCTGATGCAGCCACTGTATTTAGTTATGATGGAACAGGAATCAGAAATTGGGATTCTAAAGGTCGTAATAACATTGCCAAAGGGAAAAAAGTATCGGTTAAGCATACTCAAAGTAAGTGGTCGAATTCAAATACGCAACAAGCTAAAACAATGAAAATCACGCTTCGTCGAAAAAATACAGTTGGGTATACAAATGTTGGAAATGTTAGTTATTCTGGTAATGTCACAAACTCATCAAAAGTATTAAATAGTAAACTAGGAACAGCAGGGACTCATTATTTACGATTTGATTCAACGAAGCCTGCTGGGGCAACTGCAAATCCTACAGCAAATATTAAAGGAGTTTTATCAACAAATTAATATTTAGAGTTACTAATATAAATATGCTATTAGTAACTCTCTTTTATTAATATTATTAAAAGGAGTTGTTTTTGTGATAAATAGACATAAATACATATCGATGGCATTAGGTATTTTTATTGGGTGCTTTTTTGTGGTGACATATATATATCAAGAATTTCTATCATCTAGACTTTTTACTTATATTACAAATATATATTCACCTGAGGAGGGAGATTTTTGGGTCTCATTCACGATTATTTTTCTCTTGAGTTTTTATTTAGCTTATTTCATCTTTGTATTAATAACACATATAAATTCTCGTCCTGTTCTTCTCTCATTCTATTTTTTTTATTTCATTACTTTGATTTATTTTCTCTTTTTTAAAAGTATTGGAATTAGAGGAATTTCGCTTAATCCATTAGATTTTCTATGGGGAATAGGAAATGGGGAAGGGACAATCGAAACCTTGTTCAATATAATTTATTTTATTCCATTAGGTTTTTTAGTGGGCAAGAAAATAATTTCTTTTCTTATCTTTATTGTTCTAGTTGAAATTGTTCAATATACGTTTTCTTTAGGAATTTTCGATCTTAGCGATATTCTTCTAAATTTTATAGGCTTTTATATAGGCTTGATTTTACAAAAAACATTCTTGTATAAACTATTTTCACTTCAACTAAAAAAAAGCATCAGTACTAGGGAACAATCCAGTGAAAACGTCTAATGATCACTTAATAAGTGTTTCATATTGAGGTGAAGGCCTTACTAAAAAAATTCTGATTTATACAAAAAAATCCCAGCAATCAGGCAAATTGATTGCTGGGATTTTAGATAATGATTATTTCTTGAACGTTTTTTTCAAGCTCTTACTCAATCACCAACACGCCATCTTTCAAAGCAAATGGGTTTTGTTGGTTGATATGATCATAAAACATCACACCGTTTAAATGATCGATCTCGTGTTGAACGACGATCGCTTCATAATTCTTCAAACGTATTTTTTGTTTTTCTCCTGTGATGTCTGTATATGAAAGCGTGATTTTGTTATGACGTACCACATAACCTGGGACTTCACGATCTACAGATAAACAGCCTTCACCTTCACCTAAGCAAGCATCCTGAACAGAATGGCTCAAAATTTTAGGGTTGTACATTACAGCACTCAAGGTTGGTTCAGGATTTTCTAGATCATTGCTTGGTACATGGACTGCGATGATTCGTTTTGAAATATCTAATTGAGGTGCAGCAAGACCTACGCCGCCGCGTAAAGCCAGTTCTTCTGCTTTCACAGGATCTTGGCTGTTTTTTAAAAATTCCATCATATCTTCGCCGAGTTTGATATCCTCGTCAGTTAGCGGCACAGACACTTCTTTTGCCACTTCTCTAAGTGTGGGGTTTCCTTCACGGATAATATCCTCCATGGTGATCATGGGATAATTCCTCCTTCGATTATTTAAAAGTCTAAAAGCAAAGACAGACCTATTTGGTTTATCCTGCTGTTTGATTAGCTTCATCTATTTATTTGCTTATCTAGTTTATCACAAAATGCTGATAAATGGGATAAATTGCTGAAAAAACACTAGTGGACATCAGCTTAGTCTTGCATTTTGACCTTATATCCTGTAAAGTATCACTGTATGGAAACATACCGTCTTTTACTTGGTTGTGCGAATCACCAACGCATTACTCAGTAGTGAGATGACTACTTAAAGAAGAGGTGAAAAACATGGCAATGTCTAAAGAAAAGAAAAACGAAATCATTAAAGAGTATGCTCGTCATGAAGGAGATACTGGTTCACCAGAAGTACAAATCGCTGTATTGACTGCTGATATCAACCACCTTAACGAACATGCACGTGTTCACAAAAAAGATCATCATTCTTACCGTGGACTAATGAAAAAAATTGGACACCGTCGTAACTTGTTAGCTTACTTACGTAAAACTGACATCCAACGTTACCGCGAATTGATCCAACGCTTAGGATTACGTCGTTAATCATTGAGAGGCTGAGCCAGAAGCGCCTAACTCTGAGAAATTAGGAAGGAATTCACGAAAATTTTTACAAATTCTTGTGTAGTTCATTTTATTTTCAAAAGAGTTGCTTCTGACTCGCCATTTTTGGCTTTTTAGTCTATTTAAAAAGGTTCAGTATCCTTGAAAATACTAAAATAATCGGATCTTTGGAAAGGTTACATAAATCTACTAACCAAATAAAAGGACTCAAATTTTTGAATCTTTTCATTTGTTTAGTAGCTGTCTGACTTTTCCAAAGAATAAAGGAGAATCGATACATGTCAGAAAAACAAGTATTCAAAACAACATGGGGCGGACGACCGCTACAAGTCGAGATCGGTCAATTAGCTAAACAAGCAAATGGTGCTGTTTTAGTTCGCTATGGCGACACTGTTGTCTTAACTGCAGCAGTTGCTTCGAAAGACGCAAGAGACTTTGACTTTTTCCCATTAACAGTCAACTATGAAGAGAAAATGTATGCCGTAGGTAAAATCCCTGGCGGCTTTATCAAACGTGAAGGACGTCCAAGTGAACGTGCAACGTTAACTGCTCGTTTGATCGACCGTCCAATTCGTCCAATGTTTGCAGAAGGATTCCGTAATGAAGTACAAATCACGAATACAGTAATGAGCGTAGATCAAGATTGCACCCCTGAAATGGCGGCAATGTTTGGTTCGTCTCTTGCTTTAGCGATTTCGGATATTCCATTTGACGGACCGATCGCAGGTGTTGATGTGGGTCGTGTAGATGGCGAATATATCTTGAATCCAACAGTGGAACAAGCGGAAAAAACAGATATCGAATTAACAGTTGCCGGTACGAAAAAAGCGATCAACATGGTTGAAAGCGGTGCAAAAGAAGTATCAGAAGAAGATATGTTAGGCGCTTTGCTGTTCGGTTTTGACGCAATCAAAGAATTAGTGGCTTTCCAAGAAGAAATCGTTGCTGCTGTCGGCAAAGAAAAAATGGAAATCAAGCTATTACAAGTAAATCCAGAATTAAAAAAAGAAATCTTCGATGCGTATTACGGTACGATGAAAGAAGCCGTAATGACAGAAGAAAAATTAGCGCGTGAAGTCAATATCGATGCGATCAAAGATCAAGTCAAAGAAGCGTATGCAGAGAAATTTGCAGGTCATGACGATGAAGATCAAATCGCTAAAGAAGTGAAGCAAATCGCAGAAGATCTTGAAAAAGATGTTGTACGTGAATTGATCACGATCGATAAAATCCGTCCTGACGGTCGTAAATTAGACGAAATTCGTCCACTGGCTTCAGAAGTCGGTATTTTACCGCGCGTTCATGGTTCAGGCTTATTCACTCGTGGACAAACACAAGCATTGTCTGTTGTAACCTTGGCGCCGCTTGGTGAACACCAAATCATTGATGGATTAGGTGTAGAGGACAGTAAACGTTTCATCCATCATTATAACTTCCCGCAATTCTCTGTTGGTTCAACAGGACGTGCAGGTTCACCTGGTCGTCGTGAAATCGGTCATGGAGCTTTAGGCGAACGTGCGATGGCGCAAGTTATTCCTGATGAAGTAGATTTCCCATACATGATCCGTGTCGTTTCAGAAGTATTAGAATCAAATGGTTCCTCTTCTCAAGCAAGTATCTGTGCAGGAATCTTAGCATTGATGGATGCAGGTGTGCCGATCAAAGCGCCTGTTGCCGGTATTGCGATGGGACTTGTCAGCGATGGCGAAAACTATACGATTTTAACCGATATTCAAGGATTAGAAGATCACCTTGGTGATATGGACTTTAAAGTAGCCGGTACCGAAAAAGGAATCACAGCTCTACAAATGGATATCAAGATCCAAGGAATCACTGAACAAATCTTAACAGAAGCTTTGACGCAAGCGAAAAAAGCTCGTATGGAAATCTTAGCAGAGTTGACTTCTACTTTAGCTGCACCACGTCCAGAATTAAGCCAATATGCGCCTAAGATCGAAATGATCCAAATCGCTCCTGCTAAAATCAAAGACGTGATCGGTAAAGGCGGAGAAACGATCAATGGTATCATCGATGAAACGGGTGTTAAAATCGATATCGATCAAGATGGTAATGTAAGCATTGCTTCTGCTGATGCGGATATGATCAAAAAAGCAATCAAGATCATCGAAGAATTAACAAAAGAAGTTGAAGTTGGACAAGTTTACTTAGGTAAAGTAGTTCGTGTTGAAAAATTCGGTGCTTTTGTTAACCTGATCAAAGGAAAAGACGGCCTGATCCATATTTCTCAATTAGCGAATGAACGTGTGAACAATGTTGAAGACGTTGTTAAACTTGGTGATGAAGTACTTGTTAAAGTAACTGAGATCGACAAACAAGGCCGTGTGAACGTGTCACGTAAAGCATTATTAAACGAAGAGAAAAAAGAAAAATAAACAAATCGATAAACAATAAAACAATGATCAAAGCAGAGTGAGGCTTATGCCTGCTCTGTTTTTTTGTCTAAAGCAAGAGATATTTAGTAAAAAAGTGTAAAGTCGTACCACAGCTCTTTTGTTTGTCTGAATTTAGTGGTAAAATTATTGCTATCAGTCTAAAGATTATTCGAGGTGTCGATGTGAAAAAGTTTAATCCAAATAAAAATATAATCATTACGTTGATCGTTGTGATCATCGTAGTAACGATCATCAGTTTGACCGCTGCCAACCGAGCAAATAAAGGGAAAACAAATTTAGGTCAATCTGCTGTGAATGATAGTGTAGGATTTATTGATAAAGTAATCTCTTTTCCCGCGAAAGCAATTGGTGGCGGAATTTCATCAATCAGCACTCTTTTCAACACGTATGATGAGAACGAACGCTTGAAAGAAAGAATCGATAGTTACGGTGAATTGTCGATTCAAAATGATAACTTGAAGAAAGAAAATGAAGCACTGAAAAAAGAGCTAGGGCTAAATGAAACGTTAGGCAACTATGAAAGAGTAACAGCTACAGTTGTCACACGGACACCTGATATGTGGCAGGATATTTTGATCGTTGATCGGGGATCAAAAGATGGAATTGAACCTAATATGGCTGTATTATCTCAAAAAGGATTGATCGGCCGCGTCATCGAAGTTAGTGCAGCTACTTCGAAGGTGGAATTATTGACTTCAAAAAATCAAAATTCAAATCATTTTCCTGTTCAGATCAATTCATCAAACGGCGACTCATATGGTCTTTTGAAAACGTACGATGATAAAGAAAACACCTTGATCGTTAGCCAGATCGTAGGAGACTTGGATATTAAAGAAGGAGATGTTGTCCAAACATCAGGTTTAGGTCAAAATTCTCCAGCTAATCTGCCAGTCGGTGTAGTCGAAAAAGTGAAACCGGACAGCTATGGATTGGATCGGGAAGTATATGTAAAACCTTATGCTGAAATGTATAATATGCCTGTGGTTACGATCATTAAGAGATTAGCAGGAGCGGGGGAGTAACATGCAGATGATCAAAAAAGAAAATGTGAAATACTACGCGCCTGTAGTTTTCTTTTTACTGATGCTGATCGATGGACAGTTGACGCATGGTGTTGAAAATTTAATGGACAACATTTATTTTCCTAGTGCTCATATTTTATTGTTGGCTTTTCTAATGGCCGTACCAAATTTATCTAAACGTTATTTATTGATCGCTTCGTTGGTTTTGGGTTTAGTTTGTGATAGCTATTATTTGGGTATCATCGGAATTTATACAGTGGCCTTAGCTGCAACAGTCATGATGATGTTCCGTTTTCAACGTGTGGTACATACAAACTTATTGACTGCATTTTTTGGGATGATCATTTTTGTGACAGCGTATGAATTAATAGCAGTTGGTCTGCAGGTTATTTTTTCAATATCAAAAGTAGCACCGATTTTATTTGTCACAAAAGTGTTAGGGCCAACATTGATTTTTAATATGCTGCTATTTGTTTTACTTTCATATCCATTAAAACGACTATTTGCTAATGAATAGTCGCTTTTTATTGGCACTGTTAGATAATAAAGCAAGATAGTCTTACGGTCATGAAACAATTTTGTAATATCTCTTTTATCTGCATGTCATACAGCTATGATACAATAATGCCATTGACTAAATAAAAATAATTTTGATTTATATAAACGAGTCCAGCACATACCGGAGGAATTAAAACGTGAAAAAAAGTCTATTATCAGCATTGATGGTTTGTTCAGTCACTCTTACAACAGTTGCTTTACCACTTGCAGCAGTTGCCGACGATTATGATACAAAGATTGAACAACAAGATAACATCATCAATGACCTAAAAACAAAAGAATCACAGGCAGCAGCTAAGTTAGCAGAGATCGAGTCAGATATGTTAGAAACGGCGACAAAGATCGATGAACTGACAGCTAAGAAAAAGACCCTTAAAAACGAAATCACAAAATTATATAACGAAATCTCTGATTTGAATGTTCGTATCCAAAAAAGAGAAGTTCAAATGCGTAATCAAGCACGTGATGTTCAGGTCAGCGGAACTAGCACTAGTTATTTTGATGTGATCCTAAACTCAGAATCTATCGGAGATGCGATCAGCCGTGTTCAAGGTATCACGACATTGGTCAATGCAAATAACGATTTATTAGAACAACAAACAAATGATAAAGAAGATGTTGAGAAGAAATCTAAAAAAGTTGAAACTCAAATTTCTGTTTTAGAAACATCGACTAAAGAGTTGAATGCAAAACAGGCATCTTTAGATACGCTAAAATTAGAACAAGAAATCGCTAAAAATGAGTTGGAAGCGCAACGTACGACAGAAGAAAATAAAAAATCAGAATACGTTGAACAAAAAGCAGCCGCTCAGAAAAAATTAGAGCAAGAACAAGCAAGAATAGCCAAAGAACAAGAAGCACAAAGAAAAGCAGAGGCAGAAGCAGCTGTTAAGTTAGCGGAAGCACAAGCAGCGAACCCCGGTCTTGTTAAAACCAATGTTGTAGAGAGTAATGGAACAACCACTGCACCATCCACTCCAGTTTCTGAAACGCCAACAGGTAATACAAATAGTATCGGTAGCGGTAAAGTATCAGAAGCGAAGAAAAAAGCAGCACAAATTGCTTTGAGTTCAGTGGGTCAAACAAATCCTACTGGTTGGGGACAAAGCGGTGAATGTATCGTTGCTGTTCAAAATTGGCTGAATGCTGCTGGAATCAGATTTACACCAGGTGGTCCTCACAGCGGATATACACAATCCGGTGCGGTTCAAGTTTCTTGGTCTGATGTTCAGGTAGGTGACGTTGTCCAATATGAAAACGCGCTTAGTCCTGATTCATGGCTAGATGGTGTCCATACAGTCCTAGTAGTAGGAGTTAAAGGAGACCAAGTTCAAATCGTTGAGTCAAACAATCCGGCAGGTTCTGGATATGTTTCAACAACGACAGGCTGGACACCAAGTCCGTATGCTGCAAACTTTAGAGCTGTCGTATGGCGCTTTCCAGGCTAAATAAGTAAATGTTGAATCCCAGAGAAAATCTTCTCTGGGATTTTTTTGAAGAAAGGACATTATAAAGGAATCAAAACTGTATATTCTAAATCATGATGATTGTATTCTTTTCTTTAATAGAGTACCCTAAAATAGTCGTTGGCATTTCGAATCATTCTCTAAATAAAAAAGATACCATTAGGAAATGGTTGAAAATGCTATTCTATAGGCATTTCAGGTGTTAAAATAGCGTGTTCTTATTTGTTATATGTAGCTTTCAAAAATGAAATACTCCTGTAACATTATTATTATATGTATGACATGTGACTATGATACAATGATTTCGTTGTTAATAAAAGAATGTAAAATACTCATACGATGAAGATTATATTATAAGTAAAATTTCGGAGGAATGAATAGTGAAGAAAAGCTTATTACCATTACTAATGATTTGCTCATTAACCCTTTCAGCTGTAGCATTACCAGCAATTTCTAATGCAGATGAAGTGGATTTAAAGATTCAACAAAAAGACCAAACAATTAGCGGACTAAAATCTCAAGAAGCTGATGCTCAAAATCAATTAGCATCTGTACAAAACGAAGTGGCTTCTATTAATGAAAAAGCACAAACTTTGATTGCTGAACAAGGCAAATTAAGAAGTACATCTACAAAATTAGAAAAAGAAATCACTCAATTGACAAAACGTATCGACAAACGTGAAAAAGCGATCCAAAACCAAGCTCGTGACGTACAAGTTAACGGAAATAGCACAAGCTATATGGATGCGATCTTGAATGCCAAATCAGTTTCAGATGCGATCACTCGTGTAACAGCGATGTCTACGATCGTTAATGCAAACAACGACTTAGTGAAACAACAACAAGAAGATAAAAAAGCCGTTGAAACAAAGAAAACTGAAAATGAACAAAAATTACAAGATTTACAAGATAACCAAGTAGCTCTTGAAGCTCAAAAAGGTGATTTAGTAAAAGCTGAAGCTGAGTTGAATGTATTACAAACAACTTTAGCTGCAGAAAGAGCAACAGCTGAAGACCAAAAAGCTGGCTTAGAAAAAGAAAAAGCAGATGCGATCGCAGAACGTGCACGTATTGCTGAACAAGAAAAAGTAGTAGCAGCGAATGCGAAGAAAGCAGCTGAAGAAGCAGCTGCAGCAAAAGAAACAGCGCCAACCACTACAACAGCATCATCAACTGAACAATCTACAACAGGTTCAACAGAAAATCAAACAACACCAAGTACAGATAATGGTAATGGCGGGAATGTAACACCAACTCCAGATCCAACGCCAACGCCGGATCCGACGCCAACACCGGAACCAGTTGAGCCAGATCCTGTGTTACCACCATCAACTGGCGGTTCTGCAATTTCAGTTGCAGCAGCACAAGTTGGTAAACCATATGTATGGGGTGCTAAAGGACCAAACAGCTTTGACTGTTCAGGACTTGTCTACTATGCATTTATGCAATCAACTGGCCGTAATGTCGGTGGATATACTGTAGCACAAGAAAGTGCTGGTACACGCATTTCTGTAGGTGAAGCTCAAGCAGGAGATTTATATTTCTGGGGTAGCCCAGGTGCTTCTTACCACGTAGCGATCGCTACAGGTGGCGGCGGTTATATCCATGCTGGTAACGAAAGTACAGGCGTTGAATACAGTAACGTTGGTTCATTCACACCAAGCTTTGCAGTACGTATGTAATCACATAAACTTAACTATTTAAGAATCAGACAGTTGTCTGATTCTTTTTTTATAAAAAGGGACTGGGACATAACTCTATGAGTTACAACCCAGTCCCTTTAAAAAACGAATAAACGGTGAGAACAGAAGTAACCCCTTCGGAAATAAGCTGAAATTCACAAAAATTTGAAGATCAATTTCCATGAATTCCTTCTTATTTCTCGGGGGTGAACACTTCTGTCTCAACCTCCTCTAATCGTTAATTAAAAGAGGGTATTTTTTTATTTATTGACGTATGGCTCAGTTAATTCCATAAACTCATTTACATCTTTGATGACTTGGTCGATTCCTGCTTGCCAGAAATCAGGTTTAGTCAAATCAACGCCAAGATGTTTCTTAGCTAAGTCTTCTGATGTCATCGATGCAGTATCACGCAGTAATGCAATATATTGATCTTCAAAGTCACTACCTTGCTGATTCGCATAAGCATAAATACCCATGCTGAATAGGTAGCCGAAAGTATAAGGAAAATTATAAAATGGTACATCATCGATAAAGAAGTGCAGTTTACTTGCCCAAAAATGTGGATGGTAAGT from Enterococcus sp. 9D6_DIV0238 includes:
- the mreC gene encoding rod shape-determining protein MreC translates to MKKFNPNKNIIITLIVVIIVVTIISLTAANRANKGKTNLGQSAVNDSVGFIDKVISFPAKAIGGGISSISTLFNTYDENERLKERIDSYGELSIQNDNLKKENEALKKELGLNETLGNYERVTATVVTRTPDMWQDILIVDRGSKDGIEPNMAVLSQKGLIGRVIEVSAATSKVELLTSKNQNSNHFPVQINSSNGDSYGLLKTYDDKENTLIVSQIVGDLDIKEGDVVQTSGLGQNSPANLPVGVVEKVKPDSYGLDREVYVKPYAEMYNMPVVTIIKRLAGAGE
- the mreD gene encoding rod shape-determining protein MreD; the encoded protein is MIKKENVKYYAPVVFFLLMLIDGQLTHGVENLMDNIYFPSAHILLLAFLMAVPNLSKRYLLIASLVLGLVCDSYYLGIIGIYTVALAATVMMMFRFQRVVHTNLLTAFFGMIIFVTAYELIAVGLQVIFSISKVAPILFVTKVLGPTLIFNMLLFVLLSYPLKRLFANE
- a CDS encoding coiled-coil domain-containing protein; amino-acid sequence: MKKSLLSALMVCSVTLTTVALPLAAVADDYDTKIEQQDNIINDLKTKESQAAAKLAEIESDMLETATKIDELTAKKKTLKNEITKLYNEISDLNVRIQKREVQMRNQARDVQVSGTSTSYFDVILNSESIGDAISRVQGITTLVNANNDLLEQQTNDKEDVEKKSKKVETQISVLETSTKELNAKQASLDTLKLEQEIAKNELEAQRTTEENKKSEYVEQKAAAQKKLEQEQARIAKEQEAQRKAEAEAAVKLAEAQAANPGLVKTNVVESNGTTTAPSTPVSETPTGNTNSIGSGKVSEAKKKAAQIALSSVGQTNPTGWGQSGECIVAVQNWLNAAGIRFTPGGPHSGYTQSGAVQVSWSDVQVGDVVQYENALSPDSWLDGVHTVLVVGVKGDQVQIVESNNPAGSGYVSTTTGWTPSPYAANFRAVVWRFPG
- the def gene encoding peptide deformylase produces the protein MITMEDIIREGNPTLREVAKEVSVPLTDEDIKLGEDMMEFLKNSQDPVKAEELALRGGVGLAAPQLDISKRIIAVHVPSNDLENPEPTLSAVMYNPKILSHSVQDACLGEGEGCLSVDREVPGYVVRHNKITLSYTDITGEKQKIRLKNYEAIVVQHEIDHLNGVMFYDHINQQNPFALKDGVLVIE
- the rpsO gene encoding 30S ribosomal protein S15, which gives rise to MAMSKEKKNEIIKEYARHEGDTGSPEVQIAVLTADINHLNEHARVHKKDHHSYRGLMKKIGHRRNLLAYLRKTDIQRYRELIQRLGLRR
- a CDS encoding coiled-coil domain-containing protein, which encodes MKKSLLPLLMICSLTLSAVALPAISNADEVDLKIQQKDQTISGLKSQEADAQNQLASVQNEVASINEKAQTLIAEQGKLRSTSTKLEKEITQLTKRIDKREKAIQNQARDVQVNGNSTSYMDAILNAKSVSDAITRVTAMSTIVNANNDLVKQQQEDKKAVETKKTENEQKLQDLQDNQVALEAQKGDLVKAEAELNVLQTTLAAERATAEDQKAGLEKEKADAIAERARIAEQEKVVAANAKKAAEEAAAAKETAPTTTTASSTEQSTTGSTENQTTPSTDNGNGGNVTPTPDPTPTPDPTPTPEPVEPDPVLPPSTGGSAISVAAAQVGKPYVWGAKGPNSFDCSGLVYYAFMQSTGRNVGGYTVAQESAGTRISVGEAQAGDLYFWGSPGASYHVAIATGGGGYIHAGNESTGVEYSNVGSFTPSFAVRM
- a CDS encoding VanZ family protein; this translates as MALGIFIGCFFVVTYIYQEFLSSRLFTYITNIYSPEEGDFWVSFTIIFLLSFYLAYFIFVLITHINSRPVLLSFYFFYFITLIYFLFFKSIGIRGISLNPLDFLWGIGNGEGTIETLFNIIYFIPLGFLVGKKIISFLIFIVLVEIVQYTFSLGIFDLSDILLNFIGFYIGLILQKTFLYKLFSLQLKKSISTREQSSENV
- the pnp gene encoding polyribonucleotide nucleotidyltransferase; the encoded protein is MSEKQVFKTTWGGRPLQVEIGQLAKQANGAVLVRYGDTVVLTAAVASKDARDFDFFPLTVNYEEKMYAVGKIPGGFIKREGRPSERATLTARLIDRPIRPMFAEGFRNEVQITNTVMSVDQDCTPEMAAMFGSSLALAISDIPFDGPIAGVDVGRVDGEYILNPTVEQAEKTDIELTVAGTKKAINMVESGAKEVSEEDMLGALLFGFDAIKELVAFQEEIVAAVGKEKMEIKLLQVNPELKKEIFDAYYGTMKEAVMTEEKLAREVNIDAIKDQVKEAYAEKFAGHDDEDQIAKEVKQIAEDLEKDVVRELITIDKIRPDGRKLDEIRPLASEVGILPRVHGSGLFTRGQTQALSVVTLAPLGEHQIIDGLGVEDSKRFIHHYNFPQFSVGSTGRAGSPGRREIGHGALGERAMAQVIPDEVDFPYMIRVVSEVLESNGSSSQASICAGILALMDAGVPIKAPVAGIAMGLVSDGENYTILTDIQGLEDHLGDMDFKVAGTEKGITALQMDIKIQGITEQILTEALTQAKKARMEILAELTSTLAAPRPELSQYAPKIEMIQIAPAKIKDVIGKGGETINGIIDETGVKIDIDQDGNVSIASADADMIKKAIKIIEELTKEVEVGQVYLGKVVRVEKFGAFVNLIKGKDGLIHISQLANERVNNVEDVVKLGDEVLVKVTEIDKQGRVNVSRKALLNEEKKEK